From the genome of Bacillota bacterium:
TCTGGGAATCTCGATAAATATATCCTGGATACTTAGTTGAGGCAACTCATTATTTTCAACAGCTTTACTTATAGATTGCCTTAATACACTCTCAATACTTTTTTTCATTTGTTCCACAACATTTGTCATTTGAACACCCTACCTCTCTGATTGACATGTAAAAGTCATTGTACCCCGTCTTGTTATTTATTTCAATATGATAATCCACACTGATTTCACCGCCGTAGTCATTCATATTTATACTTACATCACTGGCAAAGACTCCTACAGTAAAAGCCCCATAGCTTGTATCATAATACGACACATGTTTGTATCCTTTTTGAAAAACAAATTGAGAA
Proteins encoded in this window:
- a CDS encoding DUF1934 domain-containing protein is translated as MDKNVIISVRGKQSSGDEVSNTLELITEGKYYKKDDAYYITYNESEVTGMEGTTTTIKVADGIVTLMREGSVNSQFVFQKGYKHVSYYDTSYGAFTVGVFASDVSINMNDYGGEISVDYHIEINNKTGYNDFYMSIREVGCSNDKCCGTNEKKY